The Anaerolineae bacterium sequence ACTTCCTCACTGACGCCCAGCGAATACATATCGGCGGTGTCAAAAAAGTTGATGCCTAACTCCAGCGCCCGTTTGATAAAAGCACGGCTGTCTTCTTCCGCTAGCACCCAGTCACGCCATTGGGGTGTGCCGTAAGTCATAGTGCCTAAACAAATCCGCGATACCTTGAGGCCGGTGCGGCCCAAATTGATATATTCCATTATTTGCCTCCTGAATTTTTAATATGGGGTTCTATGGCTAGAGGGTA is a genomic window containing:
- a CDS encoding aldo/keto reductase, with amino-acid sequence MEYINLGRTGLKVSRICLGTMTYGTPQWRDWVLAEEDSRAFIKRALELGINFFDTADMYSLGVSEEV